GTGCGCCAAAAATCGTATACTGTGCTACGGCGATCGCTAGGAATTACGGTTTCAATAATGTACTGATAGCTTTGATTGTGCATTCCCTCTTGAGCTATTTGTTCTGCCATACAAATGCTTACTTCTGGTGCAGTGACGCAACTTTTGATGTGGGGAATATTGCAGGTTTGGACTGAATCTAGGAAAGTTAAATAGCTTAAAATACCATCATAAGCACGACGTTCTTTGCTAGTCAGGTTCCAATAATCGGTTACATCTTGAGTAAGATCGAGTTTTTGGGGAATCCAAAAGTTCTCTCGCATCTGTTGATACAAGCCAATTGCCCAAGAATAACGCACATCATTTAGCTGCATTAAATTGGTAGTGTTACCAAACCAAATGGAGCGATTTTCTACCTTGTCATCTCCACTCTTATTAAAAATGCGGTTAGAAGACATAACATCGTCGGGTTTGGCTAAGAATGAAGTCATAAAATTTTATTTAAAGCTTAACGCTATATACGGTGTTATAGCCTAACAAAATTTATCGTAAAACACTAGTATTTTTACTTATAAGTTAAATGTCAGAATATTTGTACTAAATTTAAGATAGTATTTGACTGCTCACCGTCTTAAAAGGGTCGGTGATTCTAGTTATTAGTTATTAGTACTACGCACAAAGGGGATCTAATTATAAGTCTCGCATCGGGCGGTTTTCAACAAAACTAACGACTAAAGAAGTTGCTCTTTAGGGCAAGGCTTTAAACCCAGAACTTTGGTAATTTTAAATTTTATGAAAGCATCTAAATCCTACCCATTTTGGCAGCGTGTAATATTTTGGAGTGCTGGCGGTATTAATCTAGCCATTTTACTTATTTTATTGAGTATTTGGCGTACAGGCGATCGCGCCTTAAATTTCATGGGCAATATGTTTAAATTTCAGCCAGTTCAACCCAGGATTGAAAGCTCAAGTACAGTTGTGCAGCAGATTAGAAATATTCAAGAGTTAACCACCACTGTACAAACAATGGAAACTATTATGCCAGCCACCGCCGAGCGCAAATTAGGACAGATCCCCTTAGCGACAACCCGCTTATTGTATATCGCCAGAGGAGAAATTAGAGCGGGAGTTGATTTGAGCAAGCTTACGGATAGCAATATTAAAATCAGCGATAATATTATTGAAATTGATTTACCGCCAGCCAAAATATTAGATAGCAAAATCGACGTAAACAACTCTCGCGTCTATGATTATGATCGCGGATTTCTTAATTTAGGTCCCGATGTTGCCCCGCAGCTACAAACGCTGGCGCAAAGAGAAACCCTGACAGAAATTGTTGACACTGCCTGTAATGAAGGGATTTTAAATACGGCTAATGAGCGAGCAAAAACTAGCATTACTCAACTCTTAAACAGTACTACTAATAGTTATCAAAAAGTAAAGATAAATACAACCCCGCCTGATTCTTGTGGAACACTTAAGTAAGTAGGCAGAATTAAATATGAAACCAAATAAGCAAGATTTTATTCCCTACTTACTACTTACTTACTAAGACTATCTTCTAATTAATTTGTCCTACCTACTTACTTATTACCTATTACCTATTTTTAACGCTTAACCAAAACCCCTGGCTCTTTCTGAATTGGCAAAACATCCAAAATATCGGTTTGCGAACAGTACCTAAGATCTTCGTCTCCATCAAGCTTGAGAAGACGCTGCCCATGACTGCATAGACGGAAAAGATTTAACAGATTATCTTGCCATTGCGCGTAAAGTGCGATCGCGCCAATCACTTCATCATTACCAAATAGCTTAAGCTTAGATACATCACTTTGCTGTAAAATCGACTGAGCGATCGCTCCAGCGCAGGCTGTATCTTCTACAGAATAATCTCCCTGCCAGCCTGAACCTACCATCCACACTGTTTCTGGTTGAGTTTCGAGTAAATAATTAACTGCTGCTTGACGATTAATTTGGGCTGCGGTAATCACTTGGGGAACTTGTTCCACCCTTTGCAAAGCACGAGTGCCGTTGGTAGTGGTGAGAAATAATCGTTTATTTTTTACCACTTTAGGAGTGCAGGCAAGAGGAGAATTGCCCATATCAAAGCCTTTTACCATTTCCCCCCCACGCTCACCCGCTAGTAAACGCTTATCTGCTGACCATGAATTAGATTGACGCTTCAATTCTTCTATGTTACTAAATGCTTGGACAGCCTCTGCACCTGCATCAAGAGCAGTGGCAATTGTAGTGGTTGCTCGTAAAACGTCAATAACTACGGCACAGTCTGGCAATAGGTCGGTAGGAGTACTTTCAGGAGTATGATAAACAAATAATTTCACGCTCAGACAAATATTATATGTAGGGTCAATAAATTTAAACTTAGGCAATTATACGTTATTTACTATGTGCAGTCTTAAATTACTAAATAATTGAACAAAACTACTAAAAGCCAATTTATTATTGCTCAGATATAAGCACTCATATTTATTTTAATACTTCAACTCATAAGCAATATCCATTATTAAGGAGCTAGATTATGGAAAGCAGCGATCGCCAAAAAAGTTACCGAGACAGTTTGAGAAAACTAAAGCAATTTAGCAAGAATAAACGTTTTACTTGGATATTAGCGGTATTGACCTTTACTTTGCCTGTAAATGTTGTGCTGCAAGCTCAACCAAGTCTAGCTCAAGTTGTAACTGCTCAAATACCTGCTTTAGACAAAAATATCATTTACGTTAATCCTAAAACAGGAGATGACTCGCAAACAGGTGAAAAATTCGCCCCCTTCAAAACTATTACTCAAGCCTTAAAAGTAGCTACTTCTGGCAGCACGATTAAGCTGGCATCGGGGACATATAGCCAAGAGACAGGAGAAACTTTTCCCTTAGTTATTCAAGCTAAAATTACTCTCAAAGGTGATGCTGATAACCAAGGCTACAATACTGTTATTCAAGGCGGTGGCTATTTTATTAGCCCTACAGGTGCAGGACAGAATGTAGCGATCGCAGCTTTAAAAGATGCAGCAGGTATTACAGGAGTCACTGTAACTAATATCCAGTCGCGGGGACATGGTTTATGGCTTGAGTCTTCTAGCCCAGAAATAGTTAGCAATACTTTTACCCGCAATGGTAATACTGGAGTTTCAGTTAACGGAAATAGTTCTCCCGTCATCGCCAATAATTACTTTTATAATAATTCTGGCAACGGTTTACTTGTTTATGGCACTTCTCAACCGCAAGTTACAGATAACACTTTTAAAAACACAGGCTTTGCGGTTAGTGTCGTACAGAATGCTGGTGCTACTCTAACCAAAAACACCTTTGACGGCAATCGAATTGGTATTATTTTAGAAGGCAATTCTCAAGCTGTCTTGCGAGATAATGAGATCATCAATTCTATGGACTCTGGCTTAACGGCGATCGCCGATTCTCAAGTTGATTTAGGTACTAGTTCTGAACCTGGAAATAATGCTTTCCGTAGCAATAGAAAACTAGACATTCAAAACGCTACTAAAAATGAGATTGTAGCAGTCGGTACACAAACCAGTGGGCAAACCGAAGGTGACATCAATTTTGAGAG
This DNA window, taken from Pleurocapsa sp. FMAR1, encodes the following:
- a CDS encoding DUF4230 domain-containing protein, whose product is MKASKSYPFWQRVIFWSAGGINLAILLILLSIWRTGDRALNFMGNMFKFQPVQPRIESSSTVVQQIRNIQELTTTVQTMETIMPATAERKLGQIPLATTRLLYIARGEIRAGVDLSKLTDSNIKISDNIIEIDLPPAKILDSKIDVNNSRVYDYDRGFLNLGPDVAPQLQTLAQRETLTEIVDTACNEGILNTANERAKTSITQLLNSTTNSYQKVKINTTPPDSCGTLK
- a CDS encoding 2-phosphosulfolactate phosphatase family protein yields the protein MKLFVYHTPESTPTDLLPDCAVVIDVLRATTTIATALDAGAEAVQAFSNIEELKRQSNSWSADKRLLAGERGGEMVKGFDMGNSPLACTPKVVKNKRLFLTTTNGTRALQRVEQVPQVITAAQINRQAAVNYLLETQPETVWMVGSGWQGDYSVEDTACAGAIAQSILQQSDVSKLKLFGNDEVIGAIALYAQWQDNLLNLFRLCSHGQRLLKLDGDEDLRYCSQTDILDVLPIQKEPGVLVKR
- a CDS encoding DUF1565 domain-containing protein, whose product is MESSDRQKSYRDSLRKLKQFSKNKRFTWILAVLTFTLPVNVVLQAQPSLAQVVTAQIPALDKNIIYVNPKTGDDSQTGEKFAPFKTITQALKVATSGSTIKLASGTYSQETGETFPLVIQAKITLKGDADNQGYNTVIQGGGYFISPTGAGQNVAIAALKDAAGITGVTVTNIQSRGHGLWLESSSPEIVSNTFTRNGNTGVSVNGNSSPVIANNYFYNNSGNGLLVYGTSQPQVTDNTFKNTGFAVSVVQNAGATLTKNTFDGNRIGIILEGNSQAVLRDNEIINSMDSGLTAIADSQVDLGTSSEPGNNAFRSNRKLDIQNATKNEIVAVGTQTSGQTEGDINFESGEFTALSNSTQDLSPLSPLPSADKPSVAQLELPAPVPVSAPAPVSAPAPLPIPTIGTTANPSLPAPPPVTEPNTGNKELVFTAASSVPTAETAQPQPVPFPPTISSSYSNPVKYKVLVEALDSHEETEVRSLYPEAFETVFEGQSLLQIGAFNNRDKAKQAERSLAKIGLATYFLE